In Diaphorobacter ruginosibacter, the genomic stretch AAGGCGCGCGCGATGGTGCTCGTGCCCTGCTGTCAGGCGGAGGTTGCGGCCTGTCTCCGGCAGGGCAAGGCGTTGCAGCTGGCGCGCACGCCGCTCGCCGAGCTGTGGCGCCATCCCATCCACACGCGGGAGCTGGGCAGTCAGATCACCAATGTGCTGCGCTGCCTGCATCTGGAAGCCAGCGGCTACCAGGTGACGGTGACCGAGCTGGTCGGCTGGGAGCACAGCATGAAGAACGAACTCATCCTGGCGCGCTACACCGGCCAGAAAAAGCGCAGTGCGCGCGAGCGCCTTGAGGCGATCCTGAAGGAGTTCGGGCTGGAGCAGGCGCTTGCCGCACGCTTCGGCCTCTCGGAGCCCGCAGTCATCGGGTGATTCGGCAGAGCAGCGCGCAGTCCGTCATGCGCTCTGCTCCCTGCACCTGCCGCCGTCTGCCTCACTTCATGGTGATGGTGGTGTTCACGCCGTCCGCGCGGCTGCCTTCCTCGTACCAGCGAGCCGTCACGGTCTTGGTCTGGGTCCAGAACTGCACCGCCTGCTTGCCGTTGGGGCCCAGGTCGCCAAGCTTGGAGGCGCGTGAGCCCGTGAAGCTGAAGTAGGCGACCGGCACGGGGATCGGCACGTTGATGCCCACCTGTCCCACGTTGATGTCGTGCTGGTACTTGCGTGCCGCCCAGCCGCTCGAGGTGAAGATCGACGTGCCGTTGCCGTTCGGATTGCGGTTGATGAAGGCAATGGCCTCGTCCAGTGTGTCCACGCAGACGACGTTCAGCACAGGGCCGAAGATCTCCTGCTGGTAGATGTCCATCTGGTCGGTCACTTCCGAGAACACGGTCGGGCCGACGAAGTTGCCGCTCTCATATCCCTTGACCACGCAGTCGCGGCCGTCGAGCAGCAGCTTGGCGCCTTGGGCGACACCTGCATCGATCAGGCCGAGCACGCGCTGCTTGGCCTTGGGGTTGACCAGCGGGCCCAGGTCGGCGCCTCGATCGGTGCCCGGGCCGACCTTCATGGCGCTGGACTTTTCGACGAGTTCCGGCAGCCATTCCCTGGCCGCGCCGACGAACACCGCCACCGAATTGGCCATGCAGCGCTGGCCCGCCGCGCCGAATGCCGAGCCCAGGAGGTTGTTGAGTGCATGCTCCTTGGGGGCGTCGGGCATGACCACGCAGTGGTTCTTCGCGCCCATCATGGATTGCACGCGCTTGCCTGCATCGGATGCGCGGCGGTAGATGTGCGTGCCGACATGCGTGGAGCCGATGAAGGACAGAGCCTTGATGTCGGGGTGATCGCAGATCATGTCGGCGACTTCGGCACCGCCGTGCACCACGTTGAGCACGCCGGGCGGAACACCCGCTTCGTGGGCGAGTTCGACAAGGCGCATCGTCGAGCTCGGGTCCTGTTCCGAGGGCTTCAGGATGAAGGTGTTGCCGCAGGCGATCGCCATGGGGAACATGAAGCAGGGCAGCATCACCGGGAAGTTGAAGGCGGTAATGCCTGCGCCCACGCCGATCGGCTGCAGCAGGTTGTAGACGTCCACGCCCGTGGCCACGTTCTCGCCGATTTCTCCGAGCTGCAGCGTGGTGATCGAGCATGCATGCTCCACCACTTCAAGGCCGCGGCCGACCTCGCCCTCCGCATCGGGCAGCGTCTTGCCGTGCTCGCGTGTGATGAGTTCGGCGAGCTCCGCCGTGTTCTCGCGGATCAGGTGCTGCAGCTTGAGCATCACGCGCATGCGTGCGGAAAGCGATGTCTCGCGCCAGGTCTGGAAGGCCTCGAGTGCGTTGGAGACGGCAAGGTCGACCTCCTCGCGGGTTGCGAACGGCACGCGCGCGACCACTTCCTGCGTGGCCGGATTGGTGACGTCGCGCCACTGTGTGCTCTTGCTCGGATAGGGCTTGCCGTTGATGAAATGGTGGATGGTGGTGGGTGTGCTCATGGATTTCTGTCTCGGGTTGCGTTGCAGGACGGGGAGTTCGCTCACTTCTTCACCAGCGGGCAGGCTGACTGGGCGAGCGGCTTGAAGGCGATCTGGGCGGGAATGGTGCTCACGGTCTTGTAGTAGTCCCATGCGCCCCTGGATTCGGCGGGGGTCTTCACCTGGAACAGGTACATGTCATGGATCACGCGGCCGTCGGGACGGATGCTGGCGTTGCGCATCACCGGGTCTTCGATGGGCAGCTCGCGCATCTTCTGGGCGACGGCTTTCCAGTCATCGGTCTTCGCGGCGGCCACGGCCTTCAGGTAGTGGCGCACGCTCGAATACACGCCGGCCTGCACCATGGTGGGCTTGAAGCCCTTGTGCAGCTTCTCGAAGCCCGAGGCGAACGCGCGCGTCCTGTCGTCCATGTCCCAGTAGAAACCTTCCGAGAACATCAGGCCCTGGGCCTGCTTGAGGCCCAGCGAATGCACGTCGGTGAGAAACATCAGCAGCGAGGCGATCTTTTGCGAACCATTGCCCGTGATGCCGAATTCGCGCGCTGCCTTGATCGCGTTGACCGTGTCCTGCGCGCCGTTGGCCAGGCCGATGACCTGCGCCTTCGAGCTTTGCGCCTGCATGATGAATGACGAGAAATCGCTGGCGTTCAGCGGATGGCGCACTCCGCCGACCACGTTGCCTCCGTAGGACTTGATGATGTCCGACGCGTCCTTTTCGAGCGAGTGCCCGAATGCATAGTCCACCGTCACGAAGAACCAGCTCTTCTGGCCGGCGCGTGTGAGCGCGGCAGCGGCGCCGGAGGCCGAGGAGTAGGTGTCGAACATCCAGTGGAAGCCGTTCTCGGCGCAGTCCTCGTCGGTCAGGCGCGTGGTGGCCGGGCCGCTGTACATGGCAATGCCGCCCTTTTCCTTGATCAGCTTCTGGATCGCCAGTGCGCCAGCCGAGTTGGTCAGGTCGGCCATCGCATCGACCTTGTCGCGATCCAGCCATTCGCGGGCCTTGGTGGCCGCGATGTCGGCCTTGTTCTGGTGATCGGCGCTGACCACCTCGATCTTCATGCCCTTGCACTCGGCCTTCAGGCATTCGTCGACGGCCATGCGGGCCGCGACCACCGAGCCCGCGCCGCCCATGCCGGAGTAGGGGCCGGCCATGTCGGTAAGCACACCGATCTTGACCACACCATCGGAAATCTGTGCCTGCACGCCCAGGCACAACGTCAGGGCCGAAAGCGCTACCGCGCTGCGAACTGCTTTCATGTCTGTCTCCTTGTGAATCACTTCTTATGAATGAACCGGGCGGCGGGTCTTCGCCGCGCCTTCGGGCACTCTATCCCAGCACAAATGCAAACGGATTCGGTGTTTTGGCATATGCTTAATGCAAATTTGCACCACTTGAGGATCGGATTCCCCTTGGCCATCGACACCATCAACTGGGACAACCTGCGGCTGTTCCTGGCCGTGGCGCGCGCCCAGTCGGCACAGGAGGCCGCACGGCGGCTCGTCATCGACCATTCGACCATCACGCGCAGGCTCCACAGGCTGGAGAAGGAACTGGGCGCACGGCTCTTCGAGCGCACCCCGGCCGGGCATGTGCTCACCACGGCGGGCCATCGGCTGCTTGAGCACGTGGAGCGCATGGAGAGCACCATGGTGTCGGTGGGCGAGGATATCGGCGGGGAAAGCCATTCGCTGACCGGGCAGGTGCGACTGGGGGCGACCGAGGGCTTCGGCAGCTTCTTCCTCGCCCCGCACCTGAGCCACTTCTGCGATCGCCATCCGGCGATCGAGGTGGAACTGCTGATCGTGCCTCGCTTCATCAACCTTTCGCAGCGCGAGGCGGACCTGGCGGTCAACATCGAGCGGCCGCAGAACATCGGGCAGGTCTGCAGCAAGCTCACCGACTACCGGTTGCAGCTCTATGCGAGCGCGGCCTATCTGGAGCGCCATGAGCCCATCCGGAAGGTGGGCGACCTGCTGGCCCACCGCTTCTTCGGCTATGTGGAGGAACTGGTGTTCAGCCCGGAGCTGCGTTACCTGTCGTCGATCGTCGCGGATGCGCTCACGCCGCTGCGCAGTACCAGCGTGGTGGCGCAGTTCAATGCCGTGCGCGAGGGGCGTGGCATGGCGGTCCTGCCGTGCTTCATGGCGGCTCCGTGCGGCGACCTGGTACCGGTGCTGGGCAACGAGATCAGCCTCACGCGCACCTTCTGGATCGCGGCGCCCGGTGACATTCGAGAGCGTGCCCGCGTGCGCGCGCTCTGGGACTTCCTGCGAGAGGCGGTGGAGTGCAATCAACCCTTTCTGCGCGGGGAGACCCGCCATTGGCGGAGCGTGGACTGAAGGGCTAAGGTCCCGCGTCCCCCGAGGACTATCATCTGCGGGCCGTCTTTCATTTGTATTTCATGTTTCCCCAAGCGCTCTTCCATGGCCCGTCTTCCCCGTCTCACGCTCCCCGGCTATCCGCACCATGTGATCCAGCGGGGCAATAACCGTCAGCCGATCTTCTTCGATGCGGCCGATCGCGAAATGATGTGGGGCCTGCTGTGCGAATACGCGCGTGAGCATCAGGTGTCGGTGCATGCCTATGTGCTCATGGACAACCATTTCCATCTGCTTGCCACGCCGCAGATGGAGCGCGGGCTCACGCTGCTCATGCAGGCGGTGGGGCGGCGCTATGTGCGCTACTTCAACCAGCGCCATGGCCGCTCGGGCACCCTGTGGGAGGGGCGCTATCGCAACACGCTGGTGCAAGCCGACCGCTACCTGCTGCCGTGCATGGTGTACCTGGATCTGAACCCGGTGCGCGATGGCCTGTGCACCGACCCCGCCGACTTCCGCTGGTCCAGCCACGGCCACTACATCGGCCTGCGCTCGGACCGGCTGATCACCCCGCATCCCCTGTACTGGGGGCTGGGGAACACGCCCTTTGCGCGCGACGAGGCCTATGCCGCGCTGGTACGGCAGGGTATCAGCCACCGTGAGCAGATGGCCATCACCGACAGTGCCCTCAATGGCTGGGCATTGGGCGATGCAGACTTTCTGGCGTCTTTGCAACAGTCCACGCCACGCAGGGTGGCGAAAGCGCGTGCCGGGCGGCCGTCACTGGCCAAGACGTCAACCTGAAAATGGCGGCCATGGCTTTGATCTGTAAAGGATTTTTGCTTCCTTTTTTAATATGTCCCTAATTTTAATGCACCAAAAAAGTGAATTTTAATTTCGTGTTCTGACCCTAATTAAAAGACTTGGCGTTAGTGTTGCGTTGCACTAATCTTGCGTTCCCTGCGAAAAATTGAGGAATAGCGCCATGACTACGGCTGCAGAAATCCAGCACCTGCAAGAGCACGGTTTGTATTCGAAGTCCAACGAGCACGATGCGTGCGGCCTGGGCTTCGTCGCCCATATCAAGGGTGTGAAGCGTCACGACATCGTGACCGGT encodes the following:
- a CDS encoding CoA-acylating methylmalonate-semialdehyde dehydrogenase, which translates into the protein MSTPTTIHHFINGKPYPSKSTQWRDVTNPATQEVVARVPFATREEVDLAVSNALEAFQTWRETSLSARMRVMLKLQHLIRENTAELAELITREHGKTLPDAEGEVGRGLEVVEHACSITTLQLGEIGENVATGVDVYNLLQPIGVGAGITAFNFPVMLPCFMFPMAIACGNTFILKPSEQDPSSTMRLVELAHEAGVPPGVLNVVHGGAEVADMICDHPDIKALSFIGSTHVGTHIYRRASDAGKRVQSMMGAKNHCVVMPDAPKEHALNNLLGSAFGAAGQRCMANSVAVFVGAAREWLPELVEKSSAMKVGPGTDRGADLGPLVNPKAKQRVLGLIDAGVAQGAKLLLDGRDCVVKGYESGNFVGPTVFSEVTDQMDIYQQEIFGPVLNVVCVDTLDEAIAFINRNPNGNGTSIFTSSGWAARKYQHDINVGQVGINVPIPVPVAYFSFTGSRASKLGDLGPNGKQAVQFWTQTKTVTARWYEEGSRADGVNTTITMK
- a CDS encoding ABC transporter substrate-binding protein, giving the protein MKAVRSAVALSALTLCLGVQAQISDGVVKIGVLTDMAGPYSGMGGAGSVVAARMAVDECLKAECKGMKIEVVSADHQNKADIAATKAREWLDRDKVDAMADLTNSAGALAIQKLIKEKGGIAMYSGPATTRLTDEDCAENGFHWMFDTYSSASGAAAALTRAGQKSWFFVTVDYAFGHSLEKDASDIIKSYGGNVVGGVRHPLNASDFSSFIMQAQSSKAQVIGLANGAQDTVNAIKAAREFGITGNGSQKIASLLMFLTDVHSLGLKQAQGLMFSEGFYWDMDDRTRAFASGFEKLHKGFKPTMVQAGVYSSVRHYLKAVAAAKTDDWKAVAQKMRELPIEDPVMRNASIRPDGRVIHDMYLFQVKTPAESRGAWDYYKTVSTIPAQIAFKPLAQSACPLVKK
- a CDS encoding LysR family transcriptional regulator, translated to MAIDTINWDNLRLFLAVARAQSAQEAARRLVIDHSTITRRLHRLEKELGARLFERTPAGHVLTTAGHRLLEHVERMESTMVSVGEDIGGESHSLTGQVRLGATEGFGSFFLAPHLSHFCDRHPAIEVELLIVPRFINLSQREADLAVNIERPQNIGQVCSKLTDYRLQLYASAAYLERHEPIRKVGDLLAHRFFGYVEELVFSPELRYLSSIVADALTPLRSTSVVAQFNAVREGRGMAVLPCFMAAPCGDLVPVLGNEISLTRTFWIAAPGDIRERARVRALWDFLREAVECNQPFLRGETRHWRSVD
- a CDS encoding transposase; translated protein: MARLPRLTLPGYPHHVIQRGNNRQPIFFDAADREMMWGLLCEYAREHQVSVHAYVLMDNHFHLLATPQMERGLTLLMQAVGRRYVRYFNQRHGRSGTLWEGRYRNTLVQADRYLLPCMVYLDLNPVRDGLCTDPADFRWSSHGHYIGLRSDRLITPHPLYWGLGNTPFARDEAYAALVRQGISHREQMAITDSALNGWALGDADFLASLQQSTPRRVAKARAGRPSLAKTST